The following proteins come from a genomic window of Methanothermobacter sp.:
- a CDS encoding DUF2206 domain-containing protein, translated as MPLPMYVLSRRILKSKSFGFYATLLLMFQFAYTYMGQYARQLIAFIFFAAAIMILTSSIRESYKKAIFIIFIVATVLSHYTSSYVFFAVVALPPFIIWASKHLKWKLPIPWKYSGTFSNKNLALLFFILIFLWYAQLTGPSFRDTLGVIIETFKSMANFFSLELRNYSEQAVLGIGLAHFPNFLSAFVHDTIFAIIGVGVLALFFKKEYREKYRVNDEYIASTLVILAMLASFVILPYVSKAYGGTRLFSQLLVILAPCFIIGVKFIIDYTKKIPFNPEKMMKIIVLTLLILGFLCTNYLQYYFFGIPYSYAYNNDGERRYETFIYDSEITGAIWLDNHGNKTSIIHTDRVGNNRILLGFNEKPRIDNLFFNNSGPFTKGDYIYLRHLNINRGLIFKDVPFRPPRFVNGKLEMHNVEPLTKYLRLIADKSVIYDNRGSRILFG; from the coding sequence GTGCCCTTGCCCATGTATGTCCTGTCGCGTAGAATCCTTAAAAGTAAGAGCTTTGGATTCTATGCTACTCTACTTTTAATGTTCCAATTCGCATATACTTACATGGGACAATATGCACGTCAACTCATTGCATTCATTTTCTTTGCCGCGGCCATAATGATTTTAACATCTTCAATAAGAGAATCCTATAAGAAGGCAATATTCATAATATTTATTGTTGCCACGGTCTTATCCCATTATACTTCAAGTTATGTTTTCTTTGCTGTTGTGGCTTTACCACCATTTATTATCTGGGCAAGCAAGCACCTAAAATGGAAATTACCCATCCCGTGGAAATATTCAGGGACATTTTCCAACAAAAACTTGGCTCTGCTCTTTTTCATTTTAATATTTTTGTGGTATGCGCAGCTTACAGGCCCAAGCTTCAGGGACACTTTAGGTGTTATTATTGAAACTTTTAAAAGTATGGCGAATTTCTTTTCTTTGGAACTTAGGAATTATTCAGAACAGGCGGTTCTGGGTATTGGTTTGGCACACTTCCCCAATTTCTTGAGCGCTTTTGTCCATGATACTATTTTCGCGATTATTGGCGTGGGAGTTTTAGCATTATTTTTCAAGAAAGAGTATCGAGAAAAATATCGGGTAAATGATGAGTATATTGCATCTACGCTTGTTATATTGGCCATGCTCGCATCATTTGTCATCCTACCTTATGTTTCAAAGGCTTATGGTGGCACAAGACTCTTTTCTCAATTACTTGTGATCTTAGCGCCCTGTTTCATAATAGGTGTAAAATTTATAATAGATTACACAAAAAAGATACCATTTAACCCGGAAAAGATGATGAAAATCATCGTATTAACACTCCTGATCTTAGGATTTTTATGTACGAATTATTTACAATATTATTTCTTTGGTATACCATATTCCTATGCTTACAATAATGACGGAGAAAGGAGATATGAGACTTTCATTTATGATAGTGAGATTACCGGAGCAATTTGGTTAGACAATCATGGCAACAAGACCTCAATAATACACACAGACAGAGTAGGTAACAACAGAATCTTACTAGGCTTCAATGAAAAGCCGAGGATAGATAATTTGTTCTTCAATAATAGCGGTCCGTTCACGAAAGGCGATTACATATATTTAAGACATTTAAACATAAACCGAGGCCTCATATTCAAGGACGTACCCTTCAGGCCTCCAAGGTTTGTTAATGGTAAACTTGAGATGCATAATGTGGAGCCATTGACAAAATACCTTCGACTAATCGCAGATAAGAGCGTTATATATGATAACAGAGGTTCAAGGATTTTATTTGGTTAA
- a CDS encoding FkbM family methyltransferase yields MASLYTKGENKTTVDSTTLNEIIEEYSIVPRGLKLDCEGCEYEVLEEAQLSPFKEIILEYHPQPTNKHPNDIIEKLELEGFEVNLRGNYSIGLIHAWRKKV; encoded by the coding sequence ATGGCCTCCCTATATACAAAAGGTGAAAACAAGACAACTGTAGATTCCACTACACTAAATGAAATAATAGAAGAATATAGTATAGTTCCTCGTGGATTAAAATTGGATTGTGAAGGCTGCGAATACGAAGTATTAGAGGAAGCACAATTATCACCATTTAAGGAGATAATATTAGAGTATCATCCGCAACCTACAAACAAACACCCAAATGACATAATAGAAAAGCTAGAGTTGGAGGGATTCGAGGTAAATTTAAGGGGCAATTATAGTATAGGATTGATCCATGCATGGAGGAAGAAAGTGTGA
- a CDS encoding CDP-glycerol glycerophosphotransferase family protein — MIVKEKLLLFIMFIIKLLNYLIPKNNNQILFESYPDFSDNPKALYDYIKSLNTNYRLIWTVNEINDKINVPQYKRFTLKRLWQFLRSKYIVTSHGIHPARAKNQVFVNVWHGMPLKAMGYAEEENRDVFLPFNFDDKNYYFIATSVVMKNALAACFNQDPRRIFVTGQPRNDKLKSCQKKILKIFGVDLEEYDKFVLFAPTFRKSDFREDGKFISHKFNLRDFSGKEFQEFLKEHEILCLVKFHPLEEKKAIKYFRSMENVKLIKTETLQENLIDLYDVLPCVDILITDYSSVYFDFLLLDKPIIFVVPDLDEYKKRRGFVLEPFEFWTPGPKVQNFKEFLEELEKSIKNPDYYREERMVINDLVNYYKDDKSSERIYKLVFEDKL; from the coding sequence ATGATAGTCAAAGAAAAACTTTTATTATTTATCATGTTTATAATCAAACTACTAAATTATCTAATACCCAAGAATAATAATCAAATACTCTTTGAAAGTTATCCGGATTTTTCAGATAATCCAAAGGCATTATATGATTATATCAAGTCTCTAAATACAAATTATAGACTCATATGGACCGTAAATGAAATAAATGATAAAATTAATGTGCCCCAATATAAGAGGTTTACCTTAAAAAGATTGTGGCAGTTTCTCAGATCAAAATATATTGTAACATCACATGGCATTCATCCTGCAAGAGCAAAAAACCAAGTTTTTGTTAATGTTTGGCATGGCATGCCTTTAAAGGCGATGGGTTATGCTGAAGAGGAAAATAGGGATGTTTTTTTGCCATTTAATTTTGATGACAAGAATTATTATTTTATTGCGACTTCTGTTGTTATGAAGAATGCTCTTGCTGCTTGTTTTAACCAAGACCCTCGTCGTATATTTGTTACAGGTCAGCCACGAAATGATAAACTTAAAAGTTGTCAGAAAAAAATTCTAAAGATTTTTGGGGTTGACCTTGAAGAGTATGATAAGTTTGTTCTATTCGCGCCTACATTCAGAAAGTCGGATTTCAGAGAAGATGGCAAATTTATTTCCCACAAATTCAACCTTCGAGATTTCAGCGGAAAAGAATTCCAAGAATTCCTCAAAGAACATGAAATCTTATGTCTTGTGAAATTCCATCCATTAGAAGAGAAAAAAGCCATAAAATACTTTAGAAGTATGGAAAATGTTAAACTCATAAAAACAGAAACATTACAAGAAAACCTCATAGATCTGTATGATGTATTGCCTTGTGTCGACATCCTTATAACAGATTACTCATCAGTATACTTCGATTTTCTTTTACTTGACAAGCCCATTATTTTTGTTGTTCCCGATCTTGATGAATACAAAAAAAGGAGGGGTTTTGTACTTGAACCTTTTGAGTTTTGGACGCCAGGGCCCAAGGTTCAGAATTTCAAAGAATTTTTAGAAGAACTTGAAAAGAGTATAAAGAATCCAGATTATTACCGAGAAGAAAGGATGGTTATAAACGATCTTGTGAATTATTATAAGGATGATAAATCGTCTGAGAGAATATACAAGCTTGTATTTGAAGATAAATTATAA
- a CDS encoding glycosyltransferase family 4 protein, whose amino-acid sequence MDKDRKWYLKIVQRILNESEINMELLEKFDIVHVHGPIGIRNTLKLYKCKKPIILTLHGWVTDEILTEIWTNPSIINFLYFFYALFNWVLHRLIFIPFIYKGRVTAVSRITMEKNGVKGVVIPNAFIPENVDKKVNECKNLSFDDFTLITYVSIGGSKVASIPKLSRIITEANKRTGKKIQLLVFGDTLKVDNPYIKMMGYQKDFLCYLKSANMMLLGYEMSELGYAVMEAGYLSVPIAKFKGEFEELKDGIHGIIAENEEEMIQKLVEAVENPSRLREWGENLREYILKTRSPSVIAEKWQTFLESSI is encoded by the coding sequence ATGGATAAAGATAGGAAATGGTACTTGAAGATAGTACAACGTATACTTAATGAAAGCGAAATAAATATGGAGCTTTTAGAAAAGTTTGATATAGTTCATGTACATGGCCCGATTGGTATTAGAAATACTCTTAAATTATATAAATGTAAAAAACCTATAATTTTAACACTTCACGGGTGGGTTACCGATGAAATATTAACTGAAATTTGGACAAATCCAAGTATTATAAATTTCCTCTACTTCTTTTATGCATTGTTCAATTGGGTCCTTCATCGCTTAATTTTCATACCATTCATTTATAAAGGACGCGTGACTGCGGTTTCTAGGATAACTATGGAAAAAAATGGTGTTAAAGGTGTTGTTATACCAAATGCTTTCATACCAGAGAATGTGGATAAAAAAGTAAATGAGTGTAAAAATTTGTCCTTTGATGATTTCACTCTCATAACATATGTTAGCATAGGTGGTTCTAAGGTTGCGAGTATTCCGAAGCTCTCGAGGATAATTACCGAAGCGAATAAAAGAACAGGCAAAAAAATTCAACTTTTAGTTTTCGGCGATACACTGAAAGTAGATAATCCCTATATTAAAATGATGGGTTACCAAAAAGACTTCTTATGCTATCTTAAATCAGCGAATATGATGCTCCTTGGATATGAAATGAGCGAACTCGGATATGCAGTAATGGAAGCCGGCTACCTATCAGTTCCAATAGCCAAATTCAAAGGAGAATTCGAAGAACTAAAAGATGGAATCCATGGTATCATAGCAGAAAACGAAGAGGAAATGATCCAAAAGCTTGTAGAAGCCGTTGAAAACCCTTCAAGACTCCGTGAATGGGGTGAAAACCTCAGAGAATATATACTAAAGACTAGAAGCCCCTCTGTAATCGCAGAGAAATGGCAAACATTTTTAGAATCAAGCATCTAA